A portion of the Camelus dromedarius isolate mCamDro1 chromosome 35, mCamDro1.pat, whole genome shotgun sequence genome contains these proteins:
- the LOC105090080 gene encoding olfactory receptor 8H1-like: MGQRNNTQVSSFILRGLTDSAGIRLALFTLFLLIYLITMVGNAGMILIIRLDLQIHTPMYFFLSHLSFLDLSYSTVITPKTLENLLTSAKSISRMNCFTQLYFFVFLGAAECFLLSSMAYDRYVAICNPLHYPIVMSLRRCCFLILGSYLIGFLDSFVNVLCISRLHFCESNIIQHFFCDTFPILALSCTDTHDIKIMIFIVAGTTLMVSLITISVSYVFILSTVLKTNSTSGKQKAFSTCGSHLLGVTIFYGTMIFTYLKPSKSYSLGKDQVASVFYTIVIPMLNPFIYSLRNKEVKHALCRVTQKREGSRQLK, from the coding sequence ATGGGTCAAAGGAATAACACGCAAGTGTCCAGCTTCATCCTTCGGGGGCTGACAGATTCTGCAGGGATCCGGCTGGCCCTCTTCACGCTGTTTCTCCTGATATACCTGATCACCATGGTGGGGAATGCGGGGATGATACTGATAATCCGCCTGGATCTCCAGATTCACACCCCCATGTATTTTTTCCTCAGTCACCTCTCATTCCTTGACCTCAGTTACTCAACTGTCATCACCCCTAAAACCTTAGAGAACTTACTGACCTCCGCCAAGTCTATTTCACGGATGAACTGCTTCACCCAGTTGTACTTCTTTGTCTTCCTGGGTGCTGCTGaatgtttccttctctcctcaaTGGCCTATGATCGCTATGTAGCCATCTGCAACCCTCTGCATTACCCCATAGTTATGTCCCTGAGACGCTGCTGCTTCCTAATCCTTGGGTCCTATTTGATTGGCTTTCTGGACTCCTTTGTCAATGTCCTTTGCATAAGCAGATTGCATTTCTGTGAATCCAATATAATCCAGCACTTCTTCTGTGACACATTCCCAATCTTAGCCCTGTCCTGCACTGACACACATGACATCAAAATCATGATATTCATTGTCGCTGGCACCACCCTAATGGTGTCTCTTATCACAATATCTGTGTCCTATGTGTTCATCCTGTCTACTGTCCTGAAAACTAATTCCACCTCCGGAAAGCAAAAAGCCTTTTCTACCTGTGGCTCACATCTCCTGGGAGTCACCATCTTTTATGGCACTATGATTTTCACTTATTTGAAACCAAGTAAATCTTACTCCTTGGGAAAGGATCAGGTGGCTTCTGTTTTTTATACCATTGTGATCCCCATGCTGAATCCATTCATTTATAGTCTTAGgaacaaagaagtaaaacatGCTTTATGTAGAGTCACTCAGAAGAGAGAGGGATCCAGGCAATTAAAATAA